GTCTGAGCCGACCCCATCGGCTCAATCACATCTGGTACTTGCTCCAGAGTTGGAGCAACTGGTTGCTCCACGGGTGCTGCTCTGCCTGTAGTATGAGCCATACCTTGGCTTTTACCGCGGCCctaactggtggtactagtggccATTCTCTTGATCCGGtcacacgtgtcctcaccatctgtgagggaTAGAAGAGTCAAGTTCAAATTTTTGGAAGTAACAATTCTATACGACAAGAATACAAGAAAGTGAACTAACCTAACAATtcagtagcctctcaaagataagtacagacttcgatgtaccgatctgcaagactctaataaacttcCTCATGGCACGTAATACCTATGAACCTtgcgctctgataccaacttgtcacgacctaaaatccaaacccatcatgatggcgcctaacacacCATCTAGGAAAGCCGAAACATAACAATAAAAAGTCAAAACAACAGAAAATATAGAAATAGCACAAGTCTGAGACCAAGGTAGTTGCTTGGCGTCCGCACTCCCGTGTTTCTCTCTCTTGTCATTTCGatctcttttcagacatttgtaatagttaTAGACTTATCGGACTTGTAGTAGGATTTATAGGTGCTCATGACTAGTAACACCCCAGTTTAAGGTTGTGTTAGGTTGTCCTTCcgcatatttatgatattatctgctacttagtattattaaatcatgttttagactgattttcttgttgtttaactgtttaacatcGAATTGAGAATAGttggctggctttgtcttcacgagaggcgtcatcacgatcgggttcggatttagggtcgtgacagttttgTACGCTATATACTGCATAATTCACTTACTACTGAAGTACACAACAGTAAAATAATCGaattagtttttaaaataataGAGGAACGGCATAAAAGAAGACGTACCACTAATACTCTTATGACTATTTTGGTAGTCAAGTATTTAGGATATAAATCATAAATATTATTATCTAAAATTACGTTAAAGCATGAAAAGATATTAGCTTTTCCTTATGATAAACATGATAAGAAAAGCCAAACACTTGCTAGAATTATTCTAGATGTTAAAATGCATTGCTGAAACCTACGTCCATTACAATTCTaatgaaaaaaatgataaaaactaCTCCCTCctgtccaaaataagtgattttttagttgtttttacacatattaagaaattaccttttaacattaattaacaataaaattgatcatattaacttttactatctcttcacataaatacTCCGAACATATACTCCAATGTtatttactccaagggcaatatagggaaaaaaataattaattcattcttgaaatctgaaaaaattacttattttggaccataagaaaaaatcaaaaaattacttattacggaccggagggagtaattaTCAAAAATCGCACAATTAAAATAAGCATGATCGAATTTCCATATTCAAGAAGTATGCACCTTCATTGTAAACTTAGTTTGATTGCAACTTTTATCATAATACTTATTTTTAATGATACCTAATTTTTTGGGAACTTGGGGTGATTTCCAATATACTGATAATAGTCTTGAAATAGAAATATTGCATTTGTGATTTTAGATTGGATAAGAAGAGAACTATTGTGGTTGGTAAAAAATTTACTACTAGATTAATTGGATATTGCAAGGACACAAGACAAAAATATATAGGTGCAACTGTCTAATTatttcaaaaatatcaaaatcaAATATTTACTTTTCCTAGCCGAATATAAAATAAATCAGgcataaaacttttaaaaatgaaAACTTATTTATCAAAATGAAGAGTTGTCGAGATGTCATGATTTTAATGTacattttaaaatttcaaatatTAGACTGATACATGCTCATTCTTATAATTGCTAAATGAGACAACACTTGCTCAACAAGCATATGATAATGTCATTTTCCGCTAAAAGTTTTGATGTATATAAAAAACTTCATCACTATTATATGTCTACTACTTTAGTTGTCCTTTCATTTGCTAATTGCATTTCGTAGTCCATTGCCTAGGCTCATTTTGATAACTATGCTTGGGATTGATTTTGTTAATTAGATAAGTCTGTAAGGTTACTATGTGCttaataacccccccccccccccaaaccccccAAACCCAACCACATTTTAATCAGATAGCTTTAGAAGCTCTTCgtaataattttgtaaatagGGGTTTTCCCCAAATATAACACAAGAActatcctcttttttttttttgggtcaatGTGGGAAAAACAAACTCCagcttaattaaaataaatacgATATAAATAAAGTTAACAAAGAATTGAACTAAAGAGCTTCCAAATGTTGAACTCGTATTAGCATGGGCTTACAATTAGAGTATTTGGGCTTACATATTTTTGTTGAGATGTAAAGCAAGTAACTTTTGTATTGATATTACCTATGGCTCATAGCTACTTATGGTTTCTATCTCCATATAAATCTTTCCCAGATGTGCTCATTCTATATAGACTTTTAGTTAATAATTCTGCTGCTCGTATGATAATTTACATATGCTAATATGTGAGTGTTAGTTTAAGTGCACAAAAAGTGATATAGTCGGAAAAAAGCTTCATTGTAGCATTAGTTATCAAAAGGATTAGGCTAATTATAGTTTGTTTGGTTATTTGCATGTACTTTGGTAGCGTGAAAATAATATGTTtcataaaaatcacaagaaaaattCAACATTCTTGGATCTCTTGTCTAACTACATCCTTTTGATCTATTTGATAATATTGATACCTTTAGTACAAATTTACCTAAGTGCTTGCATTGTTTTCTTCTATCACTTCCATTAAAGTAGTGCTTCCATTGGCAAACCATCTAGAGAAAATAATGTATTTGTGATTTACAAAAACGGAATATCTTATTTTCTCAATTTATTACACTTGCAGTGTGTATGCTAAGTTTCATTCTTCGATCTTCATGTAACCTTTTTAAATCTATCTACACAAGCTAGATGAATCGAACTTATATCACACCTTTCTTAATTGCAACATATTATGTATTCTAAGACTATTGCATAACTCCACAATACAGTTTCTTGGCCGGATAACTTTAGTAGAAAAATTACTTCTCTCACTATAGTCGAGTCATTTATaatttggtacatatcaattgtGTTACATAAAAATATTGTAGAGATATATGCTCTAATTTACCAAGAAGGGTGTCCAACCTGCAACAAATAGCCTTCGATGGCGTAAATTTATCACCATCCGTATAATCAACATAGCGAATTTCACTATTTACTGCTAACATGTGACACTCATCTTACTAACTCTGCCTAGCCAAAAAGATAAGACGGTGCTATTCCAAATGTGCAGACCTGCAGACACAAGTGGGATTCACTGAATAACAGAATACGCGTCTGCCCTTCCACATGAACCTGACATACCAAACCCCAACTGCATGACTGGCTCAGGTATACTTTTAGGGGCCATTTGGTTGAAGGGGAGCTTTGGCGTAACGGGTAACATTGCTGCCGCGCGACCAGAAGGTCACGGGTTCGAACCGTGAAAACAGACTCTTGCAAAAATGCAAGGTAAGACTGCGTACGATAGGCCCTTGTGGTTCGGCCCTTCCCCGaacccgcgcatagcgggagcttagtgcaccggtcTACCCTTTTTTTGATTACCAAGATAAGGATATTAATCCCGATATAAATTTTGGAATTATAATTATCCCATATTTAGTTGTGGGTATTAGCTAATACCAGTATAGATTCATACCAAAATGGTGGTATTACTTATCCAATATAGGAGGTGGGCTAAATAATCTCATAGGGTATCCCGGAACTGAACCAACAGCCCATAGTTCTTTCAACCTTTCACAAAACAGGAGGTTTCTACATATGCACTTGTACAAGGGTCAAAGAAAATTAGAGAATATCAAAATGTCTCACTTTCATTTAATGGAAGCTAcctgaaaaagataaaaaagacGACAGCATAAAACTAGTTCGATACGACACAAGTGCCACAAAAATCTTTTCTCAATCCTTCTCCTGAACTTCTGATAACACGGTGAGACGCCTCTAGACGTTACAAGCTCTTTCATATAAATTTGACGGAAAATAAGTGGCTAATCAGCTCATTTAGATGTCTAGCATTCAAGAATAAAATGCCTATGTGATTGAGGCATACAGAAAATTGCTAGCTTCCCTTTCCCAAAACATACTAAATGCCAAACCACAAAACTTGAGATGTAATTTAAAGGAACCAATTAAGGCTAATCTTTCCAAGCCAAAAGAGAAGAGGGAACTGAGCTAGGGCAATAAACAGTAGGAGATAATGATGCCTACTTGAATCATACGTCCTCACCTCTGCAAAGAGCACTCTTTTCATTGTCTTCACCAAAAATATTCCCATGCACAAGCATGTCCATGGCATCAAAAAGTAGTAAGAACAGTTCCATACAATTGTTCCCAAAAGAGCTATGGACAATCCTGTAAAAGCGTATCCTGCGTATGAAACAATGTCAAGGAGAGGAGCCTCTCCACTACCCAGTGAGAACAATGTCATCTTCAGCAACGAAACTTGCAAAAACCAGCCAACCAACCCCTTTATAAACAGCCAACTGAGAGCTTCTGGGCTAAACCTGGCAAGATATGACAAGATTCAGAGTTACACAAACAAAAAGGGATATAGTGTAGCAGCACAAGATATTGCAAGAAAGATAATAGTTGCAATGCAGAACAATGAAAACAAAACAAGAGACTTACACGTGGTAGAATAAGATTACACCAACCATACCAAGAAGTCAAGGAATCATCACCAATCATATCTGACATGATTGATGTACAAAAAACTACTCCTTTGTCCCAAACTATCCTATTTTCTGTTTTGAGGTGTTCCAAAATTCAGTTTATTTTCCAAGAGAACATTCTTTTATACACTATCTAATAGTAGTACCCTTTACAACTCGGTATTTAGAAGTTATCACATGCCTTTTTTTTCTACTTATAATGGTGGTGTCCTGGCAAGCTTGCAACCTTGCACGTACCTAAACTATTCCACCAGGCACCTACTACCTCCCACCGGCACAAAGTATCATGTAACTCTGGCCGTGAAGGCTTAGGCAGACGGGAAAAAATCACCTAGTATTTTTGCCTTTGCTAAGAATGAAGGAGATAACCCAAAGGAATATTAGCACAAAAGGAAATCATCTGGTGCAGCAGATGGCTTCATGCAAATAACTGAATTAGGTATTGGTGATGAAAACGATATAAAATTCCACACACTCATGTTCAAGTATAAATGTCATGGCATTTGGCGCTTCAAACTAAAATGAGGTGAGCAACAATTAACCAAATTCAATGCAAATATTTGATTGGTAACAAGTCATGTACTCATCATTATTACTCAACACCACATTCAAAGCCTAAAGGTAGCTTGAGGAAGCGATAAGCTTACCTTCCCTGCAAACCCAGTGATAAGCCAGCAAGAACAACATAGGTTCCGAAGGCCATAAACGGAATGTACAAATCCGGAGCATTTATGTCATAGATAGGGGGCTTATAGGATAGCCTGCCACCAACGGGCTCAGTGATTCTTGT
This genomic stretch from Nicotiana sylvestris chromosome 9, ASM39365v2, whole genome shotgun sequence harbors:
- the LOC104247065 gene encoding uncharacterized protein; its protein translation is MYDNLGAQPGVPRPPANTQANPFGNAFSGASSGFIRGGLGAYGEKILGSSSQYVQSNISRYFSDPQYYFQVNDQYVRNKLKVVLFPFLHRGHWTRITEPVGGRLSYKPPIYDINAPDLYIPFMAFGTYVVLAGLSLGLQGRFSPEALSWLFIKGLVGWFLQVSLLKMTLFSLGSGEAPLLDIVSYAGYAFTGLSIALLGTIVWNCSYYFLMPWTCLCMGIFLVKTMKRVLFAEVRTYDSSRHHYLLLFIALAQFPLLFWLGKISLNWFL